In Vicia villosa cultivar HV-30 ecotype Madison, WI linkage group LG7, Vvil1.0, whole genome shotgun sequence, the DNA window ATATACATTGTCAATGTAATCTTCTGTTTCCCACAAGAATGATCCAAAAGCAACAGCTTCCAAGACTAGTCTTTTAAGACTtgaaaatgaagtcaaaataacATCATCATTCTCAACAGAATTAAACCCTTCATTGTTAAAAAGTGCACAACTATAACTCCTAACCAAATTCACAGCCTCCTTAGATCTTAACTTAGCACACCTCTGCAATGATCCAGGGTGAAACTTCATAACATAACACTTCAAATCTTCGATTTCCTCTTCATATCGAATCAGCCCTTGTCCGTGCCCGTGCCCGATCGATTGCATGTTACTCAAAGGACCAAAGATATCTTCCTCGAATCCGCAAGGATACATATCTTTAAATGAGAGGTTAGTAGTCATATGACCAAGATGAACATCATTGTTAGCCAAATTTAGATTTCTTTCTAGATGATACCTTAAGGAAACCGATTTCAAAAAGTAGCCGTATAATATTGAAGCGACGTATACACGCGCAAGTAAAAATTGTCGAACTTTGGTAGTTGCCCAACTTTCTGTTACACTAGGCTTTGCTTTTAAGCCGGTTACGGTGGTTATATGTTCCCTTATCATATCCAAAACTTCTAATGTGTGAATAGACTCAAGCTCCCAATCTTTTGAAGGCAATATCTCTAGCCTTCCATTGTAAAGACAACTTGAAAGCTTTGGAACCAAAGGAACCCGAATTTCGGAAAACTTGTAAAATATCAACAAGGACATAACATCTTCTACTGCAACTTCACATTGATTCTCTTTTATCTGTGCAATCCTCCTGTAGGCATTTCAGAAAAGGTTTTTAAGTCAATAGTTTTTCGGCGAATATCTACAAATTACAATTGTACTATTACAACATCAGCGTAAATAGTATTTTTTTAGGACTGAGTTAGGCATAAATCACATTTCTTTATAAGATAGCTTCAGATCTTATCCAAAATCGGTTGGACCACCTGGTATCAAGTATTTATCTATCGGGCCATAGGCATGTTGGACCACCCGGTATCAAATATCTAATATCTGCTATCGGGCCATAGGCATAAATCACatttctaatatggtatcagagcttaTCTAAAATCTGCTAGACCACCTGTTATAGATACCTGCTATCGAGTCACCTACTATTTATATCTACTGGTAAGAAATTAAATGAATTGagttgattttatttaaaaagaagtTGAATGTAAATTAGTTTATATTTTGATTTAACAATCCAAATTAGTTTAAGTAAATCAGGGTAAAAATCTTCAAAAGTTATAATGAATTCTAAAGTCAAAAGCAATTTCACTCAAAAGCAACTAAACTTTTCAGAATCAATTCTAACTTCTCCAAAAATGGAATCAAAGAAAGACTTAATTAGGTAACAATCATACATGGATGATTAGTACATACATACATGATCAAGATTTACCAAAGTTCTTAGTTTTTACCTGTGAAGCAAGGCTTGATCAGAATCAGAACTAAGAATCATGCGAGAAACTGCAGCATCTCGATCATCAGCCAATAGTTTAAGTTCCTCTTGAACAGCAACATGAAAGAGATTACGATGATTCTGCAAAACACCACTAAGAAAATTCCCAACCGTGGATTGTGGTAACAAAGGAGAGTTCAAACTACTGAATTGACAGTGGCTAGCTCCAGCACTCGCCTTAATCACCTTCAAtctgttgctgttgttgttgaagcACCTAAAGTTCAAAGAAGAAGAAGGTGATGAAAAAGAAATAGGTTTAGTGAAGAAGAATCCTTTGATTGTAAGGTGGTGAAGACAATTTTCCATCAACGgcaaggtggttgttgttgtgtttatgttgttgtttgttcTATGTTTGTGTTGTGTtggaaaaaatgaatgaatatttaTTAGTTTTAAGAACAAAGAAAAGGTCGTGATATAAGATAAgatattattagttattattatgatGATGATAATATAAAAAGAGAAATAATTGGAGTATATAGATAGTGGAGTGAAGAGAGTATGGTATAATTTGATGGAGTGGATAAGGTTTTGAGACTTTTGAGGTAAGAGAAGGGTCAAAGAGAGagaggtttggtttggtttggttttctgTGTGCTCGGATCAGAAACGATAAGTGATAATGATAAGTGCGTATTCTAATGGGACTGTTGTTATAAGGTGTACTATGCGACAAAAATCATTGTGAGTCATATCATCAATTTGCATTACAATATTTCAAGAAAACAAAGTTGTAGTACTTATTTATTAGGCTAGGTTGATGTGTATGATAAAATGACATTGCATTGTCATTTCTCTAGGTGAAGGGCAGTTTAACTTTTATCCCTTATCACATTTATCACATGTGTCCTTCTTCTTTTT includes these proteins:
- the LOC131616366 gene encoding UV-B-induced protein At3g17800, chloroplastic, giving the protein MENCLHHLTIKGFFFTKPISFSSPSSSLNFRCFNNNSNRLKVIKASAGASHCQFSSLNSPLLPQSTVGNFLSGVLQNHRNLFHVAVQEELKLLADDRDAAVSRMILSSDSDQALLHRRIAQIKENQCEVAVEDVMSLLIFYKFSEIRVPLVPKLSSCLYNGRLEILPSKDWELESIHTLEVLDMIREHITTVTGLKAKPSVTESWATTKVRQFLLARVYVASILYGYFLKSVSLRYHLERNLNLANNDVHLGHMTTNLSFKDMYPCGFEEDIFGPLSNMQSIGHGHGQGLIRYEEEIEDLKCYVMKFHPGSLQRCAKLRSKEAVNLVRSYSCALFNNEGFNSVENDDVILTSFSSLKRLVLEAVAFGSFLWETEDYIDNVYKLKDH